One bacterium genomic region harbors:
- the hrcA gene encoding heat-inducible transcription repressor HrcA has translation METEELNQREKAILRSIVQQFILTATPVGSRNITKKYDIGFSPATVRNVMSDLEDSGYINHPHTSAGRVPTDKGYRYYVDSLMDVDRINTKERSMTENSFGQILDETDDLVRVTSKLLSSITKQIACVTYPNLESGILEKIQIITLTSTRILVVISIKSGLVKTITMELDTEMKETHIESVQLLLNEKLSGLSLSEIRNTFKERFIDIEDDQKPIIRLFVDSVDKLFRDEVRTDRLIVTGAKNVIQQPEFENPENFQSIIELIEDKDVIIHIMDKSSGSKKEEVSISIGSELIDKKLQEYSFVSKEYKFGETSGTLGIIGPKRMEYSRIVAIVDYLAKVLSEHLKSR, from the coding sequence ATGGAAACGGAAGAATTAAATCAAAGAGAAAAAGCGATACTTCGATCGATCGTGCAGCAGTTTATTTTAACTGCAACACCGGTCGGTTCAAGAAATATCACAAAAAAGTATGATATCGGTTTTTCACCGGCTACGGTAAGGAATGTAATGTCTGATCTGGAAGATTCAGGATATATTAATCATCCACATACATCTGCCGGACGCGTGCCGACTGATAAAGGTTATCGGTATTATGTCGATTCACTTATGGACGTGGACAGGATAAATACCAAAGAAAGAAGTATGACTGAAAACAGTTTTGGTCAAATACTTGACGAAACTGATGACCTGGTTCGGGTCACTTCCAAATTGCTCAGCTCAATTACTAAACAAATCGCCTGTGTAACTTATCCTAATCTTGAATCTGGCATACTTGAGAAGATCCAAATAATAACTTTAACTTCAACAAGAATTCTGGTGGTGATTAGTATAAAATCCGGACTCGTAAAAACTATCACCATGGAGCTCGATACAGAAATGAAAGAAACTCATATAGAATCTGTGCAACTTCTGTTGAATGAAAAATTGTCAGGTTTAAGTCTTTCAGAAATCAGAAATACTTTCAAGGAAAGATTCATTGATATTGAAGATGATCAGAAACCAATAATCAGGCTTTTTGTTGATTCGGTTGATAAACTATTCAGAGACGAAGTACGTACTGATCGTCTGATTGTAACCGGAGCTAAGAATGTTATTCAACAGCCTGAGTTTGAAAATCCGGAAAATTTCCAGAGTATAATTGAACTAATAGAAGATAAAGATGTAATAATCCACATAATGGATAAATCTTCCGGATCAAAAAAAGAAGAAGTTTCAATTTCAATAGGCAGTGAGCTTATTGATAAAAAACTTCAGGAGTATAGTTTCGTTAGTAAAGAATATAAATTCGGTGAAACAAGCGGAACGCTCGGAATTATTGGTCCGAAGAGGATGGAGTACTCCCGCATAGTTGCAATTGTAGATTATCTCGCAAAAGTTTTATCCGAACATTTAAAATCACGTTAA
- the dacB gene encoding D-alanyl-D-alanine carboxypeptidase/D-alanyl-D-alanine-endopeptidase, whose amino-acid sequence MKIIPKYFLLSYLFLFTSIIFSQINHQHLESDITELINDPFFDKTLIAIDIFDLTDSISLFQKNNKLLLRPASNMKLLTTAAALLNRGEYYSFRTDLYHTGVIEGKTLFGDLYIVGGFDPNFSLQDLHSLVAVVKSLDIKKITGGVYADISKKDSIYWGKGWMWDDDPEPSAPYLSALNINENSIQVFVDEAEIDSPAVVKLLPDTKYVSVVNTSVTIGSAAAADILVTRDWVNKKNTILVSGEVSSSKHNEYSSIVNVLYPERFFLTLFIEELEKEGISVDEQTNVKNLDKNSVYLTSIYRSIDTVLSVVNKDSDNLSAEMLIYAIAYEDSGAPASAVDGLAAVKRLIDSAGFNSDDFSIADGSGVSHYNLLSAELILETLKYMYYDQRDLFELFYNSLAVAGVDGTLKNRMKNTSAQNNVHAKTGTLNGVSNLSGYVTAKNGHLLAFSILIQNYVDESSKARVFQNKICELLAEFE is encoded by the coding sequence TTGAAGATCATTCCAAAATATTTTCTTCTTAGCTACCTTTTTCTATTCACATCAATAATATTTTCCCAAATTAATCATCAGCATCTGGAATCCGATATCACTGAACTCATCAACGATCCTTTCTTTGACAAAACATTAATTGCGATTGATATATTTGATTTGACTGACAGCATTTCACTTTTTCAAAAAAACAATAAGCTTCTTCTTCGTCCTGCTTCAAATATGAAACTGCTTACTACTGCGGCGGCACTTCTAAATCGTGGTGAGTATTATTCTTTCAGAACCGATCTTTATCACACAGGAGTTATTGAAGGAAAAACTTTATTCGGAGATCTTTATATAGTTGGCGGATTTGATCCGAATTTTTCTCTTCAGGATCTGCATTCGCTAGTTGCAGTTGTTAAATCACTTGACATAAAAAAAATTACTGGCGGAGTTTATGCTGATATATCTAAAAAAGATTCAATTTATTGGGGCAAAGGATGGATGTGGGATGATGATCCGGAACCAAGCGCACCTTACTTGAGTGCTTTGAACATAAACGAAAATTCAATTCAAGTTTTTGTTGACGAAGCAGAAATAGATTCACCTGCAGTTGTTAAACTTTTACCTGATACTAAATATGTGAGTGTTGTAAACACTTCAGTGACGATTGGTTCAGCTGCTGCTGCAGATATTTTAGTTACACGCGATTGGGTAAATAAAAAAAATACAATTCTTGTAAGTGGTGAAGTAAGCAGTTCGAAACACAATGAATATTCTTCGATCGTAAACGTTCTCTATCCTGAAAGATTCTTTCTTACTTTATTCATAGAGGAATTGGAAAAAGAAGGCATATCAGTTGATGAGCAGACTAATGTTAAAAATTTAGATAAGAATTCCGTTTACCTTACATCTATTTATCGTTCTATTGATACTGTTCTTTCGGTTGTTAATAAGGATAGTGACAACCTAAGTGCTGAAATGCTGATCTACGCAATTGCTTATGAAGATTCCGGTGCTCCTGCTTCTGCGGTCGATGGACTTGCTGCGGTAAAAAGATTAATTGATTCTGCTGGATTTAATTCTGATGATTTTTCAATAGCGGATGGTTCAGGTGTTTCGCATTATAATTTACTTTCAGCGGAATTAATCCTTGAAACGCTGAAGTATATGTATTATGATCAGAGAGATTTGTTCGAACTTTTTTACAACTCACTGGCTGTTGCCGGAGTTGACGGCACATTAAAGAATCGAATGAAGAATACTTCTGCTCAAAACAATGTTCATGCAAAAACGGGAACTCTGAACGGAGTAAGTAATCTTTCCGGTTATGTAACAGCAAAGAATGGTCACCTGCTTGCATTCTCAATTTTGATACAGAACTATGTTGATGAATCTTCGAAAGCGAGGGTTTTTCAGAATAAAATTTGTGAATTGCTAGCTGAGTTTGAGTAG
- a CDS encoding glycerophosphodiester phosphodiesterase, translating into MNKIFTYCLIIFSCLGCECALAQPLIVAHRGASAYAPENTIAAFKKALELGADALELDLRQTSDSVLVVLHDTDVERTTNGKGNVKYFSFEELQKLDAGSWFDKKFSDEKIPSLREVIDLLDDSTLIIIELKEGNETYPGIEERVVELVNQNNIESQTILKSFDPNVLKRLRILEPDIPLLYVYALRIPWLGMIIDRGVTFDSVYDLDVEYLQPHRFFLSQSFVNDAQSKSFKIISWGVNSTEAINESFDFGVDGIETDYPDKVLGIINEIRNGSDSE; encoded by the coding sequence TTGAACAAGATTTTTACATACTGCCTGATAATATTTAGCTGCCTTGGCTGTGAATGCGCATTAGCTCAGCCATTGATAGTAGCTCACAGAGGTGCATCAGCTTATGCACCGGAAAATACAATCGCAGCATTTAAAAAAGCTTTGGAGTTAGGTGCAGATGCGCTTGAACTTGATTTGAGGCAGACATCAGACAGCGTACTTGTAGTTCTGCACGATACTGACGTTGAGAGAACGACCAATGGAAAAGGAAATGTAAAATATTTTTCTTTTGAAGAATTACAAAAACTTGATGCGGGTTCGTGGTTCGATAAGAAATTCAGTGATGAAAAAATACCCTCTCTCCGGGAAGTAATTGATCTGCTGGATGACAGTACATTAATCATTATCGAATTGAAGGAAGGAAACGAAACTTACCCAGGAATCGAGGAGCGAGTCGTAGAACTAGTGAATCAAAATAATATTGAATCGCAGACAATCCTTAAATCGTTTGACCCTAACGTGCTTAAGAGATTGAGAATTTTAGAACCGGATATTCCCCTGCTTTATGTTTATGCATTGAGAATTCCCTGGCTCGGAATGATCATCGATCGCGGTGTTACATTCGACAGCGTGTACGATCTTGATGTGGAGTATCTTCAGCCGCATCGCTTCTTCCTTTCACAATCATTTGTTAATGACGCACAATCAAAAAGCTTTAAAATAATTTCCTGGGGAGTTAACAGTACAGAAGCAATTAATGAATCGTTTGACTTTGGTGTTGATGGGATTGAAACTGATTATCCCGATAAAGTCCTTGGGATCATTAATGAAATAAGAAATGGAAGCGATTCGGAATAA
- a CDS encoding endonuclease domain-containing protein, translated as MRIYNKKYLEQKRKDLRNKSTAAEIILWNHLKRKQLNGRKFRRQHSISDYIVDFYCPEERLVIELDGDFHFDEEIKQYDEERTAYLNKLDIKVLRFENIEILLNLEYSLNKIVKEFKANLIKKSPPQLRRGGPKGRGGGNPD; from the coding sequence ATGAGAATTTATAATAAAAAATATCTCGAGCAGAAGAGGAAGGACCTTAGAAATAAATCTACTGCAGCAGAAATTATTTTATGGAATCACTTAAAGAGAAAGCAATTGAATGGGAGAAAATTTCGAAGACAACATAGCATTAGTGATTACATAGTAGATTTTTATTGTCCTGAGGAAAGACTGGTTATCGAACTCGATGGTGATTTTCATTTCGATGAAGAGATAAAGCAGTATGATGAGGAAAGAACAGCTTATCTAAATAAGTTGGATATAAAAGTTTTAAGATTCGAGAATATTGAAATTTTATTAAATCTTGAATACTCGTTAAATAAAATTGTCAAAGAATTTAAAGCAAATTTAATTAAAAAATCCCCTCCTCAATTGAGGAGGGGTGGCCCGAAGGGACGGGGTGGTGGAAATCCAGATTAA
- a CDS encoding YchF/TatD family DNA exonuclease, translated as MLIDTHAHLFYPNFEGELDEIISNARQNGVDYILVPATDLKTAEQVIQLTEKYEMVYGAVGVHPHDTKDWNSSFIPQIEKLAKHQKIVAIGEIGLDYYYDFSPKEKQIEAFKAQIDLALKLDLPIIIHNRDSDEDMMNIIRSYCGAGLKGQFHCFNGSLEHAMELVGMNFMISFTGNITYKKADGLRNILKHIPTEHLLLETDSPFMTPTPHRGKRNEPSYVKFIADKIAELHNLRIEDVAKITSFNAFRIFGIGSKPETAFTYKLGNSLYINVTNRCNAHCSFCRRKDNPVLRGYNLGMERGEEPSADVYINEIGDPKNYNEIVFCGYGEPTIRWDVVKDISRFVKANGGRTRLNTNGHGNIINKKDITPEMKGLIDVVSISLNTFDPKQYSELVGLDKSYFDEMIDFAKKSKPFVEKVVMSIVSIDEVDIERARKITEEEIGAEFRVREFFTSES; from the coding sequence ATGTTAATAGATACTCACGCACATCTTTTCTATCCCAACTTTGAAGGTGAACTGGACGAAATTATATCCAACGCCAGGCAAAACGGAGTTGATTACATTCTCGTTCCTGCAACAGATTTAAAGACTGCAGAACAAGTAATTCAACTAACTGAAAAGTATGAAATGGTTTACGGTGCTGTCGGAGTTCATCCACACGATACAAAAGACTGGAATTCATCTTTCATCCCTCAAATTGAAAAGCTTGCTAAACACCAAAAGATTGTTGCTATCGGTGAAATCGGATTGGACTACTACTATGATTTCTCTCCGAAAGAAAAACAGATTGAAGCATTCAAAGCACAAATTGATCTTGCGTTGAAGTTGGACTTGCCGATCATTATCCATAATCGCGATTCCGATGAAGACATGATGAACATTATCCGAAGTTACTGCGGTGCAGGATTGAAAGGTCAGTTTCATTGCTTCAACGGATCGCTCGAACATGCGATGGAGCTTGTTGGAATGAACTTCATGATTTCATTTACAGGAAATATCACTTATAAAAAAGCGGATGGTCTCAGAAACATTCTCAAGCATATTCCTACTGAGCATTTACTTTTAGAAACAGATTCTCCCTTTATGACTCCGACTCCGCATCGTGGAAAAAGAAATGAACCTTCTTACGTAAAATTTATTGCAGATAAAATTGCCGAACTTCATAATCTCAGAATTGAAGATGTGGCAAAAATAACTTCGTTCAATGCATTCAGAATATTTGGAATCGGAAGCAAACCTGAAACAGCATTTACCTACAAGCTTGGTAATTCGCTGTACATAAATGTTACTAATCGCTGTAATGCGCATTGTTCATTTTGCAGAAGAAAAGATAATCCCGTTCTCAGAGGCTACAATCTCGGAATGGAAAGAGGCGAGGAACCTTCTGCCGATGTATACATAAATGAAATCGGTGACCCAAAAAATTATAATGAAATTGTCTTTTGCGGCTATGGTGAACCGACAATCAGATGGGATGTAGTGAAAGATATTTCCCGTTTTGTGAAAGCAAATGGTGGAAGAACGCGGCTTAACACAAATGGTCATGGAAATATCATAAACAAAAAAGATATTACTCCTGAGATGAAAGGTTTGATTGATGTTGTTTCAATAAGTCTCAATACATTCGATCCAAAACAATATTCCGAATTGGTCGGGCTCGATAAATCCTATTTTGATGAAATGATTGACTTTGCAAAAAAATCCAAACCATTTGTTGAGAAGGTTGTAATGTCAATTGTTTCAATCGATGAAGTTGATATCGAACGTGCAAGAAAAATAACCGAAGAAGAAATCGGTGCTGAATTCAGAGTAAGAGAGTTCTTCACTTCGGAAAGTTAA
- a CDS encoding integron integrase, producing MKNQSQNQSGKPKLLDQVKTHLRSLHYSRRTEESYINWIKRFIIFHNKTHPEKLGKDEIREFLNHLAVDRNVSASTQNQALQGILFLYKEIIHKDIGWVDDIKRPTKPKHIPVVFTKAEAHSIIQNMEGLPKIVAGLLYGSGLRLSEALRLRVKDIDFEMKSIIVRAGKGEKDRPTLLPESLIPHLKEQIEKRRAVHNSDLKKGFGDTVLPYALAEKYPNASKEFGWQYVFAADKYFYDEGTKKKFRLHIHDSTVSKAIKNSIRKLKIEKPTASAHTFRHSFATHLLQNNYDIRTVQELLGHKDVRITMVYLHIIKNLSKNVKSHLDF from the coding sequence ATTAAGAATCAATCTCAAAATCAATCTGGCAAACCAAAGCTGTTAGACCAGGTAAAAACTCATCTCCGCTCACTGCATTACAGCAGGCGGACTGAGGAATCCTATATCAACTGGATAAAACGTTTTATTATTTTTCATAATAAAACCCATCCGGAAAAACTTGGCAAAGACGAAATAAGGGAATTCCTTAATCATCTCGCGGTCGATAGAAACGTTTCTGCTTCAACACAAAACCAGGCACTCCAGGGAATTCTTTTTCTCTACAAAGAAATTATTCATAAAGATATCGGCTGGGTTGATGATATTAAGCGTCCGACAAAACCAAAGCACATCCCTGTTGTTTTTACAAAAGCTGAAGCACATTCTATAATTCAAAATATGGAAGGCTTGCCTAAAATTGTTGCCGGACTTTTATATGGTTCCGGTCTTCGTTTGTCTGAAGCATTGCGTCTGCGTGTTAAAGATATTGATTTTGAAATGAAAAGTATTATTGTCCGGGCAGGAAAAGGTGAAAAGGACAGACCAACTCTTCTTCCCGAATCATTAATCCCTCATCTCAAAGAACAAATTGAAAAACGTCGTGCGGTTCACAACTCAGATTTGAAAAAAGGATTTGGTGATACTGTTCTCCCCTATGCTCTCGCTGAAAAATATCCTAACGCATCTAAAGAATTCGGCTGGCAGTACGTATTTGCAGCAGATAAATATTTTTACGATGAAGGAACCAAAAAGAAGTTTAGACTTCATATTCACGATTCAACAGTTTCAAAGGCAATTAAAAATTCAATAAGAAAACTTAAAATAGAAAAACCAACTGCTAGTGCGCATACTTTCCGGCACAGTTTTGCAACACATCTTCTGCAAAATAATTATGACATCAGAACCGTTCAGGAGCTTCTCGGTCATAAGGATGTTCGTATTACGATGGTTTACTTACATATAATAAAAAATCTAAGTAAGAATGTGAAAAGCCATTTGGATTTTTAA
- a CDS encoding class I SAM-dependent methyltransferase, producing the protein MKQFSDIVHRAVQKILPKQEYVEISGSIIPSPDKRWCGLEFKDDNFYLKSAEAEARRLIDHFQCSKKSRVLDVGCGQGRLPNGILRVIGELDYTGVDVDKKSIDWCKRYIEQNHLSFKFKHLDLYNERYNIQGIRIDDSFHFDIPAKSIDIIYLYSVFSHTTEEDMRVYLKEFLRILDEGGKIFFTAFVEEDVPDISINPENYRLKCSGPLHIVRYRKEYLFSILDEIGYSIIQFTHGTEADGQSAIYLKKKNS; encoded by the coding sequence ATGAAGCAATTTTCAGATATAGTTCATCGGGCTGTTCAGAAGATCTTACCGAAGCAGGAATATGTGGAAATTTCCGGAAGCATCATACCTTCACCAGATAAAAGGTGGTGCGGTCTGGAATTCAAAGACGATAACTTCTACTTAAAATCCGCCGAAGCAGAAGCCAGACGATTGATTGATCATTTTCAGTGCAGTAAGAAAAGCCGGGTGTTAGACGTAGGATGCGGCCAGGGCCGTTTACCCAATGGTATTCTCCGGGTAATTGGTGAGCTTGATTACACAGGAGTAGATGTCGATAAGAAATCCATTGATTGGTGTAAACGTTATATCGAACAGAATCACTTATCTTTTAAATTCAAGCATCTTGATCTTTACAATGAGCGATACAACATACAAGGAATTAGGATTGATGATAGTTTCCATTTTGATATTCCTGCAAAAAGCATTGATATAATTTATCTGTATTCGGTTTTTTCTCATACAACTGAAGAGGATATGCGCGTTTACTTAAAAGAATTCTTACGCATTCTTGATGAAGGAGGCAAAATATTTTTTACAGCTTTTGTTGAGGAGGATGTTCCGGATATTTCAATAAATCCAGAGAACTATCGCTTGAAGTGCTCTGGTCCGCTTCACATCGTACGATACAGAAAAGAATATTTATTCTCTATACTTGATGAAATCGGATACTCAATAATACAATTTACACACGGGACAGAAGCAGATGGTCAGAGTGCCATCTATTTGAAAAAGAAAAATAGTTGA
- the prmA gene encoding 50S ribosomal protein L11 methyltransferase: MKKYLVYKIYAQPFDPELLSGLMWEFEITGLTEETDHIKIFCEENTDISIQTIESSLKKLQAVNLITSFKVEKEILEDKNWNEEWEKSREVIRISERIVIKPTFKNYSPKENEIVLTIDPKMSFGTGEHQTTKLILRLLENYVKPGIKVLDVGSGTGILAIASIKRGASSAVAVDNDEVCLENCNENCVLNQVGDSVYILTGVIDDVEENDFDLILANIQKNVLLEIAEAIKSRLKKNGVVILSGLLDSDQDEYEKKYHSLGFNTLQVEKLGEWIAVVLM; the protein is encoded by the coding sequence ATGAAAAAATATTTAGTATATAAGATTTACGCTCAGCCATTTGATCCTGAACTGTTATCAGGATTAATGTGGGAGTTTGAAATCACTGGCTTAACCGAAGAAACTGATCACATAAAAATATTCTGTGAAGAAAATACAGACATTAGCATTCAGACAATCGAAAGTTCATTGAAAAAATTGCAGGCTGTTAATCTCATTACTTCTTTCAAAGTTGAAAAAGAAATACTCGAAGATAAAAACTGGAATGAAGAATGGGAAAAGAGCAGGGAAGTAATCCGTATTTCGGAAAGAATTGTCATCAAACCAACTTTTAAAAATTACTCACCAAAAGAAAACGAAATAGTCTTAACAATCGATCCGAAAATGTCATTCGGTACTGGAGAGCATCAGACAACAAAATTAATTCTCAGACTTTTGGAAAATTATGTCAAACCCGGGATCAAAGTTCTTGATGTTGGCTCAGGAACGGGAATACTGGCAATTGCTTCAATTAAGCGTGGTGCGTCAAGTGCTGTTGCTGTCGATAATGATGAAGTCTGTCTTGAAAATTGTAATGAGAACTGTGTGTTAAATCAGGTCGGTGATTCAGTTTACATACTAACCGGTGTAATTGATGATGTTGAAGAAAATGATTTTGATTTGATTCTTGCGAACATCCAGAAGAATGTGCTTCTTGAGATAGCTGAAGCAATAAAATCACGATTGAAGAAAAACGGAGTAGTAATTCTTTCAGGTTTGCTTGATTCAGATCAGGATGAATACGAAAAGAAATATCACTCGCTTGGATTTAATACATTGCAAGTTGAAAAGCTGGGTGAGTGGATTGCGGTGGTGCTAATGTAG
- the grpE gene encoding nucleotide exchange factor GrpE — MNKHKKDKNHEEQNIEQEEIKSEDTLQQGSEEPAQSEKSDAKIAELEARVKEWNDKFLRKAAEFENYKRRTENDQFNLINYAAESFIIKLLPVVDDFERSMEHIDDIDNNKSVKDGIKLVYEKLLKLLNEQGVKKMQTKGEPFNVDYHDALMQRKDDSVPPHTVLEEVESGYLYRDKVIRHAKVIVSEESTDDSQISNEGSSESSTEKEN, encoded by the coding sequence ATGAACAAACATAAAAAAGATAAAAACCACGAAGAACAAAATATCGAACAGGAAGAAATAAAATCAGAAGATACTTTACAACAAGGATCTGAAGAACCGGCACAATCAGAAAAGTCCGATGCAAAAATTGCAGAGCTTGAAGCACGAGTAAAAGAATGGAACGATAAGTTTTTAAGGAAAGCTGCCGAGTTTGAAAATTATAAACGAAGAACTGAAAACGATCAGTTTAATCTGATTAATTATGCTGCGGAATCTTTCATCATCAAACTGCTTCCAGTGGTTGATGATTTTGAACGGTCGATGGAACATATCGATGATATCGATAATAATAAATCAGTGAAGGATGGAATCAAATTAGTTTATGAAAAACTCCTGAAACTTCTGAATGAACAGGGAGTGAAAAAAATGCAGACTAAAGGCGAACCATTCAACGTTGATTATCATGATGCATTAATGCAGAGAAAGGACGATTCTGTTCCTCCGCACACAGTACTGGAGGAAGTTGAATCTGGCTATTTGTATCGAGATAAAGTAATAAGGCATGCAAAAGTAATCGTCAGTGAAGAATCAACAGATGATAGTCAGATATCGAATGAAGGTTCTTCCGAATCATCTACAGAGAAAGAGAATTAA
- a CDS encoding transposase family protein yields MLKRKQKIKRYVKKYPGELLHADTYHLAKSMMQDRKRYYLFGIIDDYSRLAYLQVIPAINAAEVSKAFFYSVRFFLAHGIRLERVMTDNGVEFTAFTSQKAKRTHFFETMLSIVGIDHTYTRPYHPQSNGKIERFWRILHQECLIHLNFGQSLDTLSSEISSYLFRYNYQRRHGSLNYLTPLDCLRHVTELLK; encoded by the coding sequence ATGCTAAAAAGAAAACAAAAGATCAAACGTTATGTTAAAAAGTATCCTGGTGAACTTCTTCACGCAGATACTTATCATCTTGCTAAATCAATGATGCAAGATAGAAAAAGATACTATCTGTTCGGCATCATCGATGATTATAGCCGATTAGCTTATCTACAAGTGATTCCTGCAATAAATGCAGCTGAAGTTTCAAAAGCATTTTTTTACTCTGTCCGTTTCTTCTTAGCTCACGGCATCCGCCTTGAGCGGGTTATGACTGATAACGGTGTTGAGTTCACTGCTTTTACTTCTCAAAAAGCTAAAAGAACTCATTTCTTTGAAACTATGCTTAGTATCGTTGGTATTGATCATACATACACTCGGCCATATCATCCTCAATCCAATGGTAAGATTGAACGTTTTTGGCGGATCTTACATCAAGAATGTTTAATCCATTTGAACTTTGGTCAATCTTTAGATACTTTATCATCTGAAATTAGTAGTTACTTATTTCGTTATAATTATCAACGTCGTCATGGTTCTTTAAATTATTTAACTCCTTTAGACTGCCTGCGTCATGTTACCGAATTACTGAAGTAG
- a CDS encoding phosphoribosylformylglycinamidine cyclo-ligase — MAKKYEEAGVSIKAGDETVDKIKEYAKSTFNKSVLTDIGLFGAFFQPDFSQYKEPVLVSSVDGVGTKLKIAIELKKHDTIGQDLVNHCVNDIAVCGAEPLFFLDYMAFGKLDSNTAAEIVKGFSIACKENDFALIGGETAEMPGVYQAGDYDLSGSIVGVVEKSKIIKGEKIVSGDVLIGVPSSGLHTNGFSLARKVLLEKYKLNEKIPSLNKSLGDELLSVHRSYLKLIRSLKNKIEVKGLSHITGGGIIGNTKRILPEGLNLNINWSNWEVPQIFKLIQAAGEIPDEEMREVFNMGIGLVIVIPKKKVTAALKLSNEMNEQFIIIGEVDKI; from the coding sequence TTGGCTAAGAAATATGAAGAAGCAGGTGTTAGTATTAAAGCCGGTGACGAGACAGTTGATAAAATAAAAGAATATGCAAAATCAACTTTTAACAAATCAGTTTTAACAGATATTGGACTTTTCGGTGCATTCTTCCAGCCAGATTTTTCACAATACAAAGAACCCGTTTTGGTTTCCAGCGTGGATGGAGTGGGGACAAAACTTAAAATTGCAATCGAACTAAAAAAACACGATACAATCGGTCAGGATTTGGTAAATCATTGTGTGAACGATATTGCAGTTTGCGGAGCAGAACCGCTTTTCTTTTTGGATTATATGGCTTTTGGTAAGCTTGACTCGAATACTGCTGCAGAAATAGTAAAAGGATTTTCAATTGCCTGCAAAGAAAATGACTTTGCACTCATTGGCGGAGAAACCGCGGAGATGCCCGGAGTTTATCAAGCTGGTGATTACGATCTTTCCGGATCAATCGTCGGAGTAGTCGAAAAATCAAAAATCATTAAAGGAGAAAAAATTGTTTCGGGTGATGTGCTGATAGGAGTTCCATCTTCCGGACTTCACACAAACGGCTTTTCACTAGCAAGAAAAGTTCTTCTTGAAAAATATAAGCTTAATGAAAAAATTCCTTCACTTAATAAATCGTTGGGTGACGAGCTTCTTTCAGTTCACAGATCATATCTGAAATTAATAAGAAGCTTAAAAAATAAAATTGAAGTTAAAGGTCTGTCACATATTACCGGAGGCGGGATAATAGGTAATACAAAAAGAATTCTTCCCGAAGGTTTAAATTTGAATATTAACTGGAGCAACTGGGAAGTCCCGCAAATCTTCAAACTCATACAAGCTGCAGGTGAAATCCCTGATGAAGAGATGAGAGAAGTATTTAATATGGGAATCGGTCTTGTGATAGTCATCCCAAAGAAAAAAGTTACTGCTGCATTAAAACTTTCCAATGAAATGAACGAACAGTTTATTATCATTGGCGAAGTAGATAAAATCTAA